GTCAAATTAATCCTTTAGAAAtagtaatcattttttattctaggatacaaatttaaatttttttagattgaTTAAAGTATTAGTttgtaaaactcttttaattAGTTTCAACTATAAAAGTCAACCAACTAATGTTTGAAAGGAAAGGATGATAACACAAAATGCCTTGATTTTATGATGtgcagttatttaaaaaaataaaaatataattgtggaATTATCttaccaaaattaaagaaataatatcatcaagtaAATtctagacttttttttatattatcaaattagATAGTTTCATAAAATTATGTGAAATGAAAGATGTGTgggtgattttaatttttgatgagttataattataattaatgtaaaaaatatttttatatcgattataaatataattgatatataaattattttatatattgactataattataattaatatagaaaatatttttttttacttaatttgatAAATCATGTGAGTAAAACTAGGCTTGGTTGTTCACGTTAAAAAGTATGAAATTTATATGGagaattttaattgagaaaagtaatttatcagaaaatttaaatttttttaatctaaaatttattgtttggatgttttttatgaaaaatttaaatcttttaaattttaaaacagaattttaaacgattaaaaatgtgtaattttaattttcccttaaaatgtgagaaattaaaattttattcttgatagaaaaatctttcaaaacattcacatattttctttataactttAATCCTCTCTTCCAACTCAAAGTTTTCGAAATCCTGTTTTTGAATTCGCGACGACTCTTCCCTCACGTCGATAATTATCTtctctttgcattcattttatttcaccctcaccatttttaatttttttatttgaacacaaaattttaaaaataaaagaatttcaattaaaatatttaaaattttccctcatccaaacacactctaaggatAAAAGAAATGATGATTTTGCTTGTTCAGTTATTAATTAGCAAATCACAATATTGATATGTAAAGTAAGTCAGCCAAATcgaaaaaaatctaatttagaAAACTACATTAAAAACCAAAATCTAATTTAGAAAACTacattaaaaaccaaaaaaaaaaaaaagtggcttCACCAAATTCATTCTATTTTGGATATCAATAAGAAAcactaattacttttttttcttttcatattttttaagtgaCACTTATCCTCTTAGTTTCTTTTGTCTAATGTAAGGTATCAACtttggtttgtttgtttgtctgtttttgtttatttattactttttaatgTAAGGACGTGAGTTCCACGTCCTCTTCACCTGCGTGTAAGCAAGGTGCCtttataaaaaattcacttcTCCTCTTCTCAATTCTCACCTAATCAACCTTCTCTCTCGTCAAAAACCAGACCTTGCTAGAACAACAACCCGTTCAGTTCTGTTCTTCGTTCTCCTCCACACGAGCACAAACACAGAGAGAGAGATGGAGAACAGTTTATACGATGAACTACTGCAAGAAATCTTCCAGAAACTTCCCTCATCATCCTCGTCCTCCGTCTCCCTCGTCTGCAAGCGGTGGCTCCGCCTCCACCGTTCCTCCACAACCTCCCTCTCTCTCCGCCTCACAACCCCTCACTTCTCTCTCATCCCTTCTCTCTCCTCCTTCCTCTCCCACCACCCTTTCCTctcctccctctctctctccctctccccacccctcttctctctctccccaCACCTCCTCTCGCTCATCATCTCTCCCTTTTCCAACCTCCTCTCGCTCTCTCTCACCCCCGCACCCGTTTCTCTCTCCTCCCTACTCTCTCTCTCCGCCTCCTGCCCCCGCTTAAATTCCCTCCGCATCACCCTCCCGAGACCTGTTTTTCTCAACTGGCTCCTCTCCTTCCCCTGCCTCAAGGAATTGTCAATTACTTTCTCTTCTGATGATGAAGAAAGTCATGATTTTGATTCCGATTCTGATTTTGAATTGGGGTTGGGGTTGGAGAGTATTTGTTTGGTGGGGATTCGCAGCGACGATTGGGGTGTGGGTTGGTTATGGAGAAGATGTAGAAAGCTTAAGAAACTAAGGCTTCAGAGTTGCCAGGGGATAGGAGGGTCTTATTCGTCTTTTCTCAAGTCCTTGCAAGGTCTCGAGGAAATTGAGCTGAGAACTTGCAGGACTGTGGTTTATGCTGTTCTCTTAGAACTTGTGGAGCATTGTACCTCCTTGAGTTCCCTCTTAGTTCATGATGGTGGAAGCAAAGAGGGATTACTCCAGTTCTTTACTCAGTGTAGGTGTAATGTACGAAAAATCGATCTTCGTTTGCCTCTAGACCTCAACAACCACCATCTCTCAGAGATGGCGAGGAATTTCGAGGGGCTAACGAGCGTTAGGCTTCAGAGCTGTTGCCTCGTTAGCGGCGAGGGCTTGAAGGCCCTCGCCGCAGCGTTGAAAGGCCTGGAAGAATTGGCGCTTGTTAACTGTGACGTGGTTGAAACAGAACCGGGTCTGCTTGCCACATTGGGGCAGCATTTGAGGAAATTGAAGATGCTCGACTTGTCGCACAACGAAATGCTGCACGACAAGGAGTTCGTTTCGATGACGGTTTCGTGCGTTCATTTGATTGACTTGAAGGTGAGAGGATGCAAGGGGCTCACCAGTTTTGCCATGGCTTCCATTCTCAGGAGCTGCAAGCAGCTCCAGAATGTGGATGTTGTCAACTGCTCCGGGATTCACTCTGAGGCTGTTGAGTTGTTTGTTAAGAATTGTTGTCGTTTGAGAAGAATGGAGGTTGAGGGGAGCAAGCTCTCTGATGCTGCGAAAATGTGGGCGGCGAGTAAGTTTATTGAAGTTGTTGTTGTGTAGTTGGAATGGATGGTGAATGAAGCAAGTGTATATTTTCTCTCTAGTTTTGAATAAACACGTATACTTCACAGTTCGCACACCTGATTGATGTGTTTATCCATTCATTTCTGTATTTTATGCTTGGaaatcttattaaatatatgtaagaataaaatatgttttcctgATATGAAAATGTTGgtaatttgtttttgtaaattttttattatacttttattatcatgaaattgaaatgtattgtttttttatgaaagatTAGAACATCTCAATCTACTtactttttttacattaattatgtgtataattaaagaaaaaaatgttactttttaTATCGATTATATGCCTAATTAATAGGTTTAGATTACAtctaataagaataaaaaacatattaaaaatttaaattttaaatattttcattttttttcggAGGAAAAACAATTTTCCCCAATATGTAAATAAGGCTTCGAATTAATCTCATTTTGTGAGATCAATCAAATAAAGAACTATATTTTATCTACGAACTTGGTGCAAGCTGAAAGAAGCAAAACAAGTGTTAAGTCATAAGTTTATATTATGTTTGAAACGTGTAGAGTAGATTCTGCTAAATGGATTTTCATATAAATGTACAAAGAATTTGCATACCATTTTGTGGCATATATCGGataaaaaactttatatttatGTGCGGAAATGAGATAAATGCAACATCTTTCTGAGCACTTGCTCAGTTTCTGTTAGAAATGGTTTGATATAATGTGACAAACACTGTTTATGTGCTTCATTTTGTGTGTACAAGAACAAGTTGGTGAGTGTGTGGTCCATCAAATTGACTTTTCTGGACTCATTTAAGGATTTGACTAGGCCCACTAGCATGGAAACCTGCATCCAGCTTAATAGGGGATGAGGCATCATAAAGTTAAAGGACAACTTTAATTAAAGGACGATGGTAAATCCCAACTGTAATCTAATGAGGAGTGGGAATCCAGCAAAATTCTTCGTGAGACATTAAACTTTGCTGTTTGATAGGGGAGGAATTGACATGCTACTTTGGTATGATTGATAACTTGCACGAAATTGTAACAAGGAAGTATGGATATTTGGCGGTGGAAATCAATGCTTGacaattagtttatttttttggatttcatGTGCAATCCGTGCTTAGTTGTGTTAACTTTTggtttaatatcattttttgtttattatgtgtagtagttattttattttggagtaAAGTATCAAATTAGTCCCTTACTTTTGAATGCGTTGTCAATTTGGTCcctgagatttaaaaaatattaaaatgattattgACTTTACATTTCGTTTGTCACGTTAGTCCCTGTCGTTAGTAGTCTCCTAACATTATGTGATGTGACACGTTATGTGCCACCTGGACGCACACATGATAAGCGTAATTGGAAAATAAGCAATGTCACGTCATAGGGACTAATATGACCTAATTTTTGTATATAGTGTCAGATTGATCCCTAATAGTTTTCAGTCTAATTGAAAACGTGATGAATTTTATCTCATCATTTTCTCCCTCCTATGGTTGAAGGATAACATTCGTGTGCTAGGTCCACGTTGATCATCGCTCTCCCAGTGGTGGTGGTTGCCATTCTTCGTCGCCCTTCACTGTTCATTGACGCAATCAGTGCTTTTGTGTGTTCCACGTCGATCATCGTCACTCTCCAGTGTTGATTGACGCAATCAGTGCTTTCCAATAGAGGTAAGGGTTTTGTTTTTCACTGCATTTGATCTTCTACCTATTTCAGTTGCACCAACATCAATGTCTTCATCAACCAATGTCTTCATCAACCCACAAAATACTCATGTTAAATCTTGCACAAAAATTAGAATACAAAAAACACCATTAACATTACTTACTTGTGGTAATGGACAAGTATAAAACAGTCTCCCATTATTCCTTGTCGTCCTTGCTGTTCGAATGATAGCTCTTCTACAACAATAGAAAAGACGATTTGACGTGACATTCTCCCTTGTGCTTGAATTAACAGACATGATAGAccttaaaataatagaaaaagaactACAAAGATGGAGAAAGATGAATATGAGAATAATAAGAATTGGATGAGAGTATGAGTAGgaggaaaaatgaaatgaaagcgtGAATGTTAAAGTAGCCGTTAGGGTTTTAAGATTTTGGGGAAAAAGACATCACCTAAATTATGTCATTTTAGTCCCTTTAATGTCAATTTAGTCACTCCTTACGTGGCAAGTAGAAGATAATGTGGAAGTTCCACGTGTGCGTCCAGGTGACACTTAAATCACACATTTACTAACGGTGTCAAGAGACTACTATCGGCAGAGACTAACGTGGCAAACGAAATGTAAAGTCGATGatcattttaacattttttaaatctcagGGACCAAATTGACAGCGCCTCCAAAAGTGAGGGACAAATTTGGTACtttactcttttattttgatatattaagttttataagttttattttggtttttaaagtttttaaaatgtatcaTTTTGTTTATTCGTTAAAAATGTTAGTGTTCTGTTCATTATGTTTTGGTTCATTATATTTCATAATTGTTTCGCTTTGATATATTAtgtattaaaagttttattattgtcctttgtatttttgaaatatattattttggtcattttttttcaaattttcgtTAGAAACAttagtgttttaaattttaaaatagttaagttAACATAATGATgactaaaaatgattattattcttttttatttaaaaaattaaaaatcactaagtaattgaagaaaaaatagatttgAAACCTTAAACAACAATCCTCAttctcatattattattattattatcattattattattattaagtttaatcatttaatgacgataataatttcattcaccaattattttcaatcatAATGGATAACGGTTCCTTCATTTGTTGTTCTACCTCTCATCGTTGATCCAAAAAGATTGTTGTCCTGCCGTGCTTCCATCTTTACCACAATCTCcctacataattaaaattactgcCCTCACCTAaacttattctttttattatgtGTCAAGTGGAAGTAGCAGGTATATTTAACCTTATCCTAATTTACATTGTATCAATGATCTATTTCATTCCAAAGGATAGACGCGATAAGATCCCACCGCATTTACATGAACGAGGATGATGTATTTAACAGAAAAATCTGTGTTTGATTCTTATCgtgaataaaattttcttaggtTAATCATAATCATGTATTGCGAGTAAGATTAATCTCAaacttaggaaaaaaaatgatctatttctattttgtaaaagtttactTCTCCTTTGAGTTTccaaatattaaaaagtatgctccacaattataaattttataaagctTAAATTCCCTCAAAGTCAAGATAGTTAATATCTCCGTTAAAGTTTTCATGATTTGATTTATCTGAATATATTTAAGAACAAATTACTCACAAAGTTATGCAATAGCAACTTAAACTGTTGCAAAGGATATCCTCCATCACCACCACATAAGCACTGAAATTATGCAGGTATAGTATAGGTACTTTTATTGGTAGAAATAATCAAAGAGAGCATGAACCGTTCAAGTATGCTTGTTGTAAGAACAAAGTTAGgctgaaaattataaatcaaacaacattattgttagatcaaagtcaaatccaattctaaaattttttaagaaaggAAAACTAAACAAAATTCTTACTTCTTATCTAGGAAGGAAAAATTGAGAGAATATGTAGAAAGATGGTAGAATAGCTCAAAGCTGTTAAAGATCTCTATGGTGCGACCCTTCTTCAATGAATTACAAATGCCTctatcctcctcctcctcctcttccgcCGCCGCCGCCAACTCCGCCGTCTCCGGCGAGATCATGCTGTTCGGCGTCAGAGTCGTGGTGGACTCCATGAGGAAGAGTGTGAGTATGAACAACCTCTCGCAGTACAAGCTCCCTCGCGACGCCGCCGGATACGCCTCCGCCGCCGACGCAGCTCCGATCGACTCCGGCAAGAACCGCGACCGCAAGCGAGGTCCGACCAACGTCTTCTATAACTCTCTCTCTTTGCCAcgctttgttattattttaagtaaataattgttttgtttttgtttttgtttttttacacaTAATTGATTGGTCACTCCGCCAAAAAttagatgtttttatttttatactatttttgaTAAATCATTTAGATGTTTTTATTAGGCTATACTTAAATACATCATTTATGTCTGTAATTAACTATTGCCGATTTTAATTACTCATAACTAAGTAGCTATTACTGATATGGTTATTAATTTTGATCGGAGAGAGAATCATAGCATATCGGCTATGTTAGTTAATCTAACTttgtatgtattttatttttagtgtaaGGTTTGTGGGTTTTGTTAAGGAATATGAATGTTTATATCCGTAATTAGTGTCGATTTTGATTATTCAGACCTAAGTAGCTATTAATGATGGCCAAATGATCTTTTGggggcaattttttttttcaaatttatcacttgggataaaatttaaattaatagccgggataaatttgaaaaaaaattgctgGCAAATGGTCGTTTGTCCATTATtgatacaaaaaattaattttgatcggAGAAATGATCAAATTGTGAATCTCGTAATCTTTATCTTCTCTCAATCTCAATCTCCtaatctttttcttctctcaatCTCAATCGCTTAAACACCGTTGAATAATCATGTCTAGTTCTTCTCAATCTCGTTTTGCCACTCGGATACTGTTGGGTTCTCCACAATCTCGTTCTCTCTTGCGAGCATTGTTTGATTCTCCCAAAACAGTTGGCGTTAAGGTTCGTGAAATAACACATCCTGGTGTCAAAGTGTCCAGGTTTGTGTTAGAATTTTCCAACCTGCCGGAAGAAGAATCGGATCGACGGAAAAGACTACTGAATATTCTATCGACAAAGTTGAGAGGCGGTGCTAGAACAAATGCAGATACTCAGGAACACCCCGAGTGCCAAGGAGATAGATATAGTCACAAGCGAGTGCGTACTTTGATGTCCATGAGGTGATTTTTTTATcctcataaatatgaaaatgttcagAGGAACGAATTCCCAATACTTTCATATTTATGGGGATGAAAAACACATATTTTACCTTCTTTTTTTTGCAGGGTTGGGTTTGGACAATGATCAAGAAGCCGGTTTGTTTGTATCTTCTACTTGATGGTCCATGATATGATATATGTTCATGCATGCTTTGTAGTATTGTAGGTAGGGGAATTGATTTCTGTTGTTCACTTGCTAGTATTTTGCTTCTAACAGAGACCACTGGGAGCAGAGGGATTTTGAGTCATATGGTCCAATCAAACAGGTAGGTAGTTTTGAAATATCGCCAATGGGATTTTGTAAGTGTTTCATTTGTATtagttttcttttgaaaatttgaatgCTCTTTCAACCTTGTATGATATATGTAGTTAGCTGTATTTGTTTTTGCATAAAGATGGTACTTGTCTTTCTCATGATTCATGATGGAAATAACTAGTTTGATTTTTGTTggcttctttttgttttgtttttcacatGTTTATGGAGTTTCAACAGAATCCATGCAGTTATCACATGACACAAGAGGGAACAGTTTGCCAACCGTACTGCTTCTAATGCAAAGGCACTTGTACACACTTTGAGGGTTTCAGGTTGATCACCTAGATTACTCTCAGCTTTGCTTCTCCTTGTAACATTTTCTCATGACATTTAACTTAACAACTGGactcaatttaaaaaatgtcaaaaagagAAATGACACTTCTGCTTTATAATTCACCATTCTATACAGACTTGATCATTACTTCAATTTACAAAGTACTACTTGTATGCTCCTGCTTTGTTAAACAGTTAGATTTATTCATGCAGGCAGAGGAGATCTTCAGAATTATTGCACACAATTGTCTAGAGGAGTGTTAGGGATGAATTAAATAGGGGATTTGGTCCCAGAAGATATTGATGTACATTGTTTGGCAGTACTAATTAAGGtataacaatgaaaagaaacatGGTACATGATAAGAACCCTTATTGCTGCTTAGTCAACATGCACAACAACCCTTTCCAGCTCATGTTGATTAATCTTCACAGTCAGGTGGTCGTATATATCTGGTGCATTGGATCCCCTTCCAGGCTGGTTCTCTGATTCAAGGAGATTCAGGCATGTTCCCTCAATCGCAAGGTGACATATGAACCAGATCTATGAACAAAGATCTATGGCACCTATTCCTTTGCACACAGCTCTCCAACCTTCAAAGGAAAGCTATCACAGAGTGAAAACTATTTGTCTTCTCAATCCCCCATTGATCAAGAACCACAGTTTAACAGTGGGAACTTCATGGCTCTCTTTAACCATCAACCACTTGGTACACCTTGTGATGTTGTAGGTAGCTTACTTGGTCAAGGAGTAAATGCTTCACAGAATGCTGTTTCTCCACCGTCCAAGGACATGTTGGAGACAAAATTGTCCTGAATGCTTTCTGGCCAATAATGCTgctgaatttaattatttatcacaatTCTTATGTATTATAATGTTGAACAGGTGAATTCATACCTAATTGTACGGGATTTTCTGCAATAAGAACTGGAGGTGAAGACTTTGGGCAAGCCATGCCATGGTTGTTGCTGGCAACCCATTCCTCAGGTGTGCATACATACCTGAACATGTTTTGcagatttttattgacttatattctaaataatttataagcaTGTAAATATAATAGCTGTTAACTtggatttttcaaataaaatatggtTAGCTTTGGTACATCCATGGAAGAGAGCAACAGTTCTTCACATTTTGGTGTCAAGGATTGATTTTCCTCTtgatttatctatttctttcaaccttaaGGGAACTAAATCACCGCAGTTTGATGTTTGGTGGGAGATTGTGAGTATGTATGCAGGATGAACTGTAAACTTTCTGTTTGCTTCTCTTtcagatttttatttaatttctgtttTGATGTGACCAGAGTTTAATTGGTTTAATTATCTTGTAGGCTCATAAGTAGCTCTGGGCTGTtctcctaatttatttttaagatgaaattttttaacttactCCAAGTAAAAAAGGGTTAAACAACTCCATCGTAGATAATTGGTGCAATTCTCTTATAGATTTTAAAATGGTTGGCACAATTTATAATTTGGCACAATTCTCCATCGTAAGGGACACTTGTGTTGCTATGGTTTCTTTGCTCAGGAGCTGCAAATGCCTTGTAAATGTGGATATTATGCACTATTTTGGGATAGACTCCAAGGCTGTTGAGTTGCTTGTTAAGAATTCTTCTCATTTGAGGAGAATGAAGGTTGAGGGGAGCAAGCTCTGGTGCTGCAAAAATTTGGGCGTCAAGTAATTGGCTTGGTGAAAGGTGAAAGAAGCAAGTGTATATTTCTCAAGTTTTGAATAAACAGGTATACTTAAAACTCCTGATCAATGTATATTTCACAAGTGTAGGGTTTTTTGGGTGGGAGATACTTGGATGTGGGATTTCAAGTGGAGAAGGAGATGGTTCGAATGGGAGACATTTTTGGTTACAACCATAAATCACATGTTAGCAAATGTTAGAATTCAGAAACAGGGTCGTGATAGTTGGTGGTGGCTTGATGACAACACTGGAATATACTCAGTAAAATATGGGTATAGGGTCTTGCATAATTTACTTATGGGAAGTCAACCAACAGAGGCGTTTTCAATGATTTGGAAATTGAAGGTCCCGAAGAAAGTTATATGCCTTGTGTGGAGAGAGTATTCTTGGATTGATTGCCAACTAAGGACAATCTAAGGAATAGGAACATTATGGATGCTTCACAGGATGTGTTTTGCGCTTTTTGCGGACAATTTGAGGAAACAACCCCGATTGAACCATTTTGGCAGCATTTAcataaagttttgaaaaaagaaGCAGAAATGTGGGTGGTAGTTTGGTGCACAGTTATATGGTACGTTTGGTGGGTAAGAAATAAATGTGGTTTCACGGAATCTGTTTTTGACAGGAAGCTGGTTATGCAGAATATTCATGCGTATCAAGTTTCAACTTTTCTTTTGCTCAATGGATGTCTAACCTGGCTTTGTGTATGTCTACTTCATGGGATGGATAATGAAAATCTAAGATGAATAGCTGCTGGAGGGGGATAATCGTGTAAAGTCATACTCTTTCCATATCATATTaaagcttcaaccttttttGGGTTCTGTGATTTGGATCATCAGGTTCAGGAAGATTGGAGTAAATTCTGGCACTCATGTGGCTTCTAGGATACGTGGCAGTCTTGGCTTTATCGTAGACTTCTGATCATTGTATTTATGTATTCACGTTTCTGTAAGTTATGTTTGGAATatcaaatatgtaaaataaggATTCTAATCTTACTTTGTGGGATCAACCAAATAAAGCAATATTTATGTTTATCTAGAAACTTGATGGAAGTTGCAAGAAGCAAAGCAAGTGTTATGTTAATTTCTGATATTTCAAATAAACAGGCATACCTCACAATTCACACTCCTGGTcactgtatttattttattttattatattctgTTTCTGTAATTTGTGTTTGAAATATGAAGAGTAGTTTATGCTCATTGGATTTTCATATCAATTTATGTATTAGGAATTTTCATCCCATTTTGTGGGATATATCGAATAAAAAACTGTATATTTAGGTACGAAAATGAgataaataccaaaaaaaaagagaagagatcAATGCAACATCTTTTTGAGCACTTGGTCAGTTTCGAGCATGGTTACGTGCATCCAGTGAAATTGCTGGTACACccagtaattttataattttcccaTTTTACCCTTTCGTAAAAGGGATATGATTCAGTTAATTCGTAAATCTCATACAGATTAGTTAATCCGTATAAGCTCAATCACCTATACGAATTATGTAATCCGTAT
The Glycine max cultivar Williams 82 chromosome 16, Glycine_max_v4.0, whole genome shotgun sequence genome window above contains:
- the LOC100798590 gene encoding F-box/LRR-repeat protein 4 — protein: MENSLYDELLQEIFQKLPSSSSSSVSLVCKRWLRLHRSSTTSLSLRLTTPHFSLIPSLSSFLSHHPFLSSLSLSLSPPLFSLSPHLLSLIISPFSNLLSLSLTPAPVSLSSLLSLSASCPRLNSLRITLPRPVFLNWLLSFPCLKELSITFSSDDEESHDFDSDSDFELGLGLESICLVGIRSDDWGVGWLWRRCRKLKKLRLQSCQGIGGSYSSFLKSLQGLEEIELRTCRTVVYAVLLELVEHCTSLSSLLVHDGGSKEGLLQFFTQCRCNVRKIDLRLPLDLNNHHLSEMARNFEGLTSVRLQSCCLVSGEGLKALAAALKGLEELALVNCDVVETEPGLLATLGQHLRKLKMLDLSHNEMLHDKEFVSMTVSCVHLIDLKVRGCKGLTSFAMASILRSCKQLQNVDVVNCSGIHSEAVELFVKNCCRLRRMEVEGSKLSDAAKMWAASKFIEVVVV